The following are encoded together in the Drosophila sechellia strain sech25 chromosome 3R, ASM438219v1, whole genome shotgun sequence genome:
- the LOC6606621 gene encoding ninjurin-1 isoform X5 yields the protein MASGLQRVNENEMKAMDANRYATKKTIAQGMLDIALLTANASQLKYILQVGEQHQFYKLMLILISLSIVMQVLSGVLSLSLSLLRDCRLHQPEFHQSANIINHVRTGFAFFTTMINLFISAFDSRLPPPQGDFLNN from the exons ATGGCATCAGGTTTGCAGCGGGTTAACGAAAATGAG ATGAAGGCAATGGATGCCAATAGGTATGCCACCAAGAAGACGATCGCCCAGGGCATGTTGGACATCGCCCTGCTGACGGCCAATGCCTCGCAGCTGAAGTACATCCTCCAGGTGGGGGAACAGCACCAGTTCTACAAGCTGATGCTGATCCTGATCAGTCTGTCCATAGTGATGCAG gTCCTGTCGGGCGTGCTGAGCCTGTCCCTGAGCCTGCTGCGGGATTGCCGGCTGCATCAGCCGGAGTTTCACCAGTCGGCCAATATCATTAACCATGTGCGTACGGGCTTCGCCTTCTTCACGACCATGATCAATCTGTTCATCTCGGCCTTTGACAGTCGACTGCCTCCGCCACAGGGCGACTTTCTGAACAACTAG
- the LOC6606621 gene encoding ninjurin-2 isoform X1 yields the protein MSMAESFASPQKHVTNAWQMKAMDANRYATKKTIAQGMLDIALLTANASQLKYILQVGEQHQFYKLMLILISLSIVMQLLVGILFVVIGSLNINRQQDQTAAVILNDVILVVVFIISVVNVIISGFGIEYSSQPLRLLDQHEKTP from the exons ATGAG TATGGCGGAATCCTTTGCTTCCCCACAGAAACACGTAACAAATGCTTGGCAG ATGAAGGCAATGGATGCCAATAGGTATGCCACCAAGAAGACGATCGCCCAGGGCATGTTGGACATCGCCCTGCTGACGGCCAATGCCTCGCAGCTGAAGTACATCCTCCAGGTGGGGGAACAGCACCAGTTCTACAAGCTGATGCTGATCCTGATCAGTCTGTCCATAGTGATGCAG CTTTTGGTGGGCATTCTGTTCGTGGTCATCGGCAGTCTCAACATAAACAGGCAGCAGGATCAGACGGCAGCGGTCATCCTGAACGATGTTATTTTGGTGGTCGTGTTCATAATATCCGTGGTGAACGTTATCATATCCGGTTTCGGAATTGAGTACTCATCGCAGCCGCTCCGACTTCTCGATCAGCACGAAAAGACACCGTAG
- the LOC6606622 gene encoding uncharacterized protein LOC6606622, with protein MEFPIPEAQYWDVSKKSQKDRQMIRKFVPEAVDLAIISRAEIYRIDTFYLECQKYRDHYRDPYGKVHCPPFFHLHKGKCGIKLDQSVIKMTQAIAATVDRQPIVFPLIPNKSMFLGGSIPMGSQTSQVGVTSYLR; from the coding sequence ATGGAATTTCCCATACCGGAGGCTCAGTACTGGGACGTTTCGAAGAAATCCCAAAAAGATCGTCAGATGATTCGTAAATTCGTGCCCGAGGCGGTCGACCTGGCCATCATAAGTCGTGCAGAGATCTACAGGATTGACACATTCTATTTGGAGTGCCAGAAGTACCGCGATCACTATCGTGACCCCTACGGCAAGGTTCACTGTCCGCCGTTCTTCCACCTGCACAAGGGCAAGTGCGGAATCAAGCTGGACCAGAGCGTCATCAAGATGACACAGGCGATTGCCGCAACTGTGGACCGGCAGCCCATAGTGTTTCCCCTGATTCCGAACAAGAGCATgtttttgggtggtagcattCCCATGGGGTCACAAACATCCCAGGTTGGCGTCACTAGCTATCTGAGATGA
- the LOC6606621 gene encoding ninjurin-2 isoform X3 — MSMAESFASPQKHVTNAWQMKAMDANRYATKKTIAQGMLDIALLTANASQLKYILQVGEQHQFYKLMLILISLSIVMQVAAGLLLVIQSLINMHNTKDRNRGFAINHFIDAFIFLSVFCDIMKMNFGLDPAVPHTDVELLKP, encoded by the exons ATGAG TATGGCGGAATCCTTTGCTTCCCCACAGAAACACGTAACAAATGCTTGGCAG ATGAAGGCAATGGATGCCAATAGGTATGCCACCAAGAAGACGATCGCCCAGGGCATGTTGGACATCGCCCTGCTGACGGCCAATGCCTCGCAGCTGAAGTACATCCTCCAGGTGGGGGAACAGCACCAGTTCTACAAGCTGATGCTGATCCTGATCAGTCTGTCCATAGTGATGCAG GTGGCTGCTGGACTCTTGCTGGTCATCCAGTCCCTCATCAATATGCATAATACCAAGGATCGAAATCGGGGCTTCGCCATCAACCACTTCATTGATGCCTTCATATTCCTGTCCGTGTTCTGTGACATCATGAAGATGAATTTTGGCCTGGATCCGGCTGTTCCTCACACGGATGTGGAACTTCTGAAGCCCTGA
- the LOC6606621 gene encoding ninjurin-2 isoform X9, translated as MTTFLENMKAMDANRYATKKTIAQGMLDIALLTANASQLKYILQVGEQHQFYKLMLILISLSIVMQVAAGLLLVIQSLINMHNTKDRNRGFAINHFIDAFIFLSVFCDIMKMNFGLDPAVPHTDVELLKP; from the exons ATGACCACTTTCCTCGAAAAT ATGAAGGCAATGGATGCCAATAGGTATGCCACCAAGAAGACGATCGCCCAGGGCATGTTGGACATCGCCCTGCTGACGGCCAATGCCTCGCAGCTGAAGTACATCCTCCAGGTGGGGGAACAGCACCAGTTCTACAAGCTGATGCTGATCCTGATCAGTCTGTCCATAGTGATGCAG GTGGCTGCTGGACTCTTGCTGGTCATCCAGTCCCTCATCAATATGCATAATACCAAGGATCGAAATCGGGGCTTCGCCATCAACCACTTCATTGATGCCTTCATATTCCTGTCCGTGTTCTGTGACATCATGAAGATGAATTTTGGCCTGGATCCGGCTGTTCCTCACACGGATGTGGAACTTCTGAAGCCCTGA
- the LOC6606621 gene encoding ninjurin-2 isoform X6: protein MASGLQRVNENEMKAMDANRYATKKTIAQGMLDIALLTANASQLKYILQVGEQHQFYKLMLILISLSIVMQVAAGLLLVIQSLINMHNTKDRNRGFAINHFIDAFIFLSVFCDIMKMNFGLDPAVPHTDVELLKP, encoded by the exons ATGGCATCAGGTTTGCAGCGGGTTAACGAAAATGAG ATGAAGGCAATGGATGCCAATAGGTATGCCACCAAGAAGACGATCGCCCAGGGCATGTTGGACATCGCCCTGCTGACGGCCAATGCCTCGCAGCTGAAGTACATCCTCCAGGTGGGGGAACAGCACCAGTTCTACAAGCTGATGCTGATCCTGATCAGTCTGTCCATAGTGATGCAG GTGGCTGCTGGACTCTTGCTGGTCATCCAGTCCCTCATCAATATGCATAATACCAAGGATCGAAATCGGGGCTTCGCCATCAACCACTTCATTGATGCCTTCATATTCCTGTCCGTGTTCTGTGACATCATGAAGATGAATTTTGGCCTGGATCCGGCTGTTCCTCACACGGATGTGGAACTTCTGAAGCCCTGA
- the LOC6606624 gene encoding uncharacterized protein LOC6606624: MESFSVPEVDMMTVSKNSQYERESLLKFAPPVGLTNISYGSLYKVDSFYLECQKYRDQFRDPYNKLLRPKMFSTYRGKCGVKIDPELERLKRPAASHVESIPVVYPMEYGHQMDFDRGFQMQGRNSRDAAIARRYPCVRVLGR, encoded by the coding sequence ATGGAATCCTTTAGTGTGCCGGAGGTGGACATGATGACCGTTTCAAAGAACTCGCAATACGAACGGGAATCGCTACTAAAGTTCGCACCGCCAGTTGGACTGACCAACATCAGCTACGGCAGCTTGTATAAGGTGGACTCCTTCTATTTGGAGTGCCAGAAGTACCGGGATCAGTTCCGCGATCCCTACAACAAACTGCTGCGCCCAAAGATGTTCAGCACATACAGGGGCAAGTGTGGTGTCAAGATAGATCCCGAACTGGAGCGCTTAAAGCGACCCGCTGCCTCCCATGTGGAGTCTATTCCCGTGGTGTACCCAATGGAGTACGGGCACCAAATGGACTTCGATAGAGGCTTCCAGATGCAGGGACGCAACAGCAGGGATGCGGCCATCGCCCGCAGATAtccgtgtgtgcgtgtgctggGCAGATAA
- the LOC6606619 gene encoding EH domain-containing protein 1, whose translation MFSFLKREKNTQEVVENVIGELKKIYRSKLLPLEEHYQFHDFHSPKLEDPDFDAKPMILLVGQYSTGKTTFIRYLLERDFPGIRIGPEPTTDRFIAVMYDDKEGVIPGNALVVDPKKQFRPLSKYGNAFLNRFQCSSVASPVLNAISIVDTPGILSGEKQRIDRGYDFTGVLEWFAERVDRIILLFDAHKLDISDEFRRSIEALKGHDDKIRIILNKADMIDHQQLMRVYGALMWSLGKVLQTPEVARVYIGSFWDQPLRFDANRRLFEDEEQDLFRDLQSLPRNAALRKLNDLIKRARLAKVHAFIIAELRKDMPSVFGKDSKKKDLIKNLGQVYDRIQREHSISPGDFPDIKKMQEVLQHQDFTKFHSLKPHLLDIVDNMLAKDIARLMEMIPQEEMTMVADPIVKGGAFEGVIDDHVSPFGYMKGEGIDAGYGEHEWICNKDKPRTDGIFNGLGPVDGKISGATAKQELIKSKLPNSVLSKIWKLSDVDGDGFLDSDEFALALHLINVKLEGCELPTVLPEHLVPPSKRYD comes from the exons ATGTTTAGCTTTCTGAAGCGCGAGAAGAACACCCAGGAGGTGGTGGAGAATGTGATCGGCGAGCTGAAGAAGATCTATCGGAGCAAGCTGCTGCCGCTGGAGGAGCACTACCAGTTCCACGACTTTCACTCGCCAAAGCTCGAGGATCCCGACTTCGATGCGAAGCCCATGATCCTGCTGGTGGGCCAGTACTCCACGGGAAAGACGACCTTCATCCGTTACCTGCTGGAACGCGACTTTCCGGGCATTAGAATTGGTCCGGAGCCAACAACGGACCGCTTCATCGCCGTGATGTACGACGACAAGGAGGGCGTGATACCGGGCAACGCCCTGGTCGTGGACCCCAAGAAGCAGTTCCGGCCGCTGTCCAAGTACGGCAACGCCTTCCTGAATCGCTTCCAATGCAGCAGTGTGGCCTCGCCGGTGCTGAATGCCATCTCCATCGTGGACACACCCGGAATTCTCTCCGGCGAAAAGCAGCGCATCGACAGGGGCTACGACTTCACCGGAGTGCTGGAGTGGTTCGCAGAGCGCGTGGACCGCATCATCCTGCTGTTCGACGCCCACAAGCTGGACATCTCCGACGAGTTCCGGCGCTCGATCGAGGCGCTCAAGGGACACGACGACAAGATCCGCATCATCCTAAACAAGGCCGACATGATTGACCACCAGCAGTTGATGCGGGTGTACGGAGCACTGATGTGGTCGCTGGGAAAGGTGCTGCAGACGCCGGAGGTGGCGCGTGTGTACATCGGCTCCTTCTGGGACCAGCCGCTGCGCTTCGACGCCAACCGCCGGCTGTTCGAGGACGAGGAGCAGGATCTGTTCAGGGATCTGCAGTCCCTGCCGCGTAACGCCGCCCTGCGCAAGCTGAACGATCTGATTAAGAGGGCACGCCTGGCCAAGGTGCACGCCTTCATCATTGCCGAGCTGCGCAAGGACATGCCCTCTGTGTTCGGCAAGGACAGCAAGAAGAAGGACCTGATCAAGAACCTCGGCCAGGTGTACGATCGCATCCAGCGCGAGCACTCCATTTCCCCCGGCGACTTCCCCGACATCAAGAAGATGCAGGAGGTCCTGCAGCACCAGGACTTCACCAAGTTCCACTCCCTCAAGCCCCATCTGCTGGACATCGTGGACAACATGCTGGCCAAGGACATTGCCCGCCTGATGGAGATGATTCCCCAGGAGGAGATGACCATGGTCGCGGACCCAATCGTCAAGG GTGGCGCCTTCGAGGGAGTCATCGACGACCATGTCTCACCATTCGGCTACATGAAGGGCGAGGGCATCGATGCCGGCTACGGAGAGCACGAGTGGATCTGCAACAAGGACAAGCCGCGCACAGATGGCATCTTCAATGGGCTGGGACCAGTCGATGGCAAGATATCCGGTGCAA CTGCCAAGCAGGAGCTCATCAAATCGAAACTGCCCAACTCGGTGCTCAGCAAGATCTGGAAACTGTCGGACGTCGACGGCGATGGGTTCCTGGACTCTGACGAGTTCGCGCTGGCCTTGCACTTAATCAACGTCAAGCTGGAAGGCTGCGAGCTGCCCACCGTGCTGCCGGAGCACTTAGTACCGCCGTCGAAGCGCTATGACTAG
- the LOC6606621 gene encoding ninjurin-1 isoform X8, which translates to MTTFLENMKAMDANRYATKKTIAQGMLDIALLTANASQLKYILQVGEQHQFYKLMLILISLSIVMQVLSGVLSLSLSLLRDCRLHQPEFHQSANIINHVRTGFAFFTTMINLFISAFDSRLPPPQGDFLNN; encoded by the exons ATGACCACTTTCCTCGAAAAT ATGAAGGCAATGGATGCCAATAGGTATGCCACCAAGAAGACGATCGCCCAGGGCATGTTGGACATCGCCCTGCTGACGGCCAATGCCTCGCAGCTGAAGTACATCCTCCAGGTGGGGGAACAGCACCAGTTCTACAAGCTGATGCTGATCCTGATCAGTCTGTCCATAGTGATGCAG gTCCTGTCGGGCGTGCTGAGCCTGTCCCTGAGCCTGCTGCGGGATTGCCGGCTGCATCAGCCGGAGTTTCACCAGTCGGCCAATATCATTAACCATGTGCGTACGGGCTTCGCCTTCTTCACGACCATGATCAATCTGTTCATCTCGGCCTTTGACAGTCGACTGCCTCCGCCACAGGGCGACTTTCTGAACAACTAG
- the LOC6606621 gene encoding ninjurin-2 isoform X4 — MASGLQRVNENEMKAMDANRYATKKTIAQGMLDIALLTANASQLKYILQVGEQHQFYKLMLILISLSIVMQLLVGILFVVIGSLNINRQQDQTAAVILNDVILVVVFIISVVNVIISGFGIEYSSQPLRLLDQHEKTP; from the exons ATGGCATCAGGTTTGCAGCGGGTTAACGAAAATGAG ATGAAGGCAATGGATGCCAATAGGTATGCCACCAAGAAGACGATCGCCCAGGGCATGTTGGACATCGCCCTGCTGACGGCCAATGCCTCGCAGCTGAAGTACATCCTCCAGGTGGGGGAACAGCACCAGTTCTACAAGCTGATGCTGATCCTGATCAGTCTGTCCATAGTGATGCAG CTTTTGGTGGGCATTCTGTTCGTGGTCATCGGCAGTCTCAACATAAACAGGCAGCAGGATCAGACGGCAGCGGTCATCCTGAACGATGTTATTTTGGTGGTCGTGTTCATAATATCCGTGGTGAACGTTATCATATCCGGTTTCGGAATTGAGTACTCATCGCAGCCGCTCCGACTTCTCGATCAGCACGAAAAGACACCGTAG
- the LOC6606621 gene encoding ninjurin-1 isoform X2, protein MSMAESFASPQKHVTNAWQMKAMDANRYATKKTIAQGMLDIALLTANASQLKYILQVGEQHQFYKLMLILISLSIVMQVLSGVLSLSLSLLRDCRLHQPEFHQSANIINHVRTGFAFFTTMINLFISAFDSRLPPPQGDFLNN, encoded by the exons ATGAG TATGGCGGAATCCTTTGCTTCCCCACAGAAACACGTAACAAATGCTTGGCAG ATGAAGGCAATGGATGCCAATAGGTATGCCACCAAGAAGACGATCGCCCAGGGCATGTTGGACATCGCCCTGCTGACGGCCAATGCCTCGCAGCTGAAGTACATCCTCCAGGTGGGGGAACAGCACCAGTTCTACAAGCTGATGCTGATCCTGATCAGTCTGTCCATAGTGATGCAG gTCCTGTCGGGCGTGCTGAGCCTGTCCCTGAGCCTGCTGCGGGATTGCCGGCTGCATCAGCCGGAGTTTCACCAGTCGGCCAATATCATTAACCATGTGCGTACGGGCTTCGCCTTCTTCACGACCATGATCAATCTGTTCATCTCGGCCTTTGACAGTCGACTGCCTCCGCCACAGGGCGACTTTCTGAACAACTAG
- the LOC6606623 gene encoding actin-related protein 1 codes for MEPYDVVVNQPVVIDNGSGVIKAGFAGEHIPKCRFPNYIGRPKHVRVMAGALEGDIFVGPKAEEHRGLLSIRYPMEHGIVTDWNDMERIWSYIYSKEQLATFTEDHPVLLTEAPLNPRRNREKAAEFFFEGINAPALFVSMQAVLSLYATGRVTGVVLDSGDGVTHAVPIYEGFAMPHSIMRVDIAGRDVTRYLKTLIRREGFNFRSTAEFEIVRSIKEKVCYLATNPQKEETVETEKFAYKLPDGKTFEIGPARFRAPEVLFRPDLLGEECEGIHDVLMYSIEKSDMDLRKMLYQNIVLSGGSTLFKGFGDRLLSELKKHSAKDLKIRIAAPQERLYSTWMGGSILASLDTFKKMWISKREYEEEGQKAVHRKTF; via the exons ATGGAGCCTTATGATGTCGTCGTCAACCAGCCCGTCGTCATAGATAAC GGCTCCGGTGTGATCAAAGCCGGCTTTGCTGGTGAGCACATTCCAAAATGCAGGTTTCCCAATTA CATTGGCCGGCCCAAGCATGTCCGAGTGATGGCTGGTGCGCTGGAGGGCGACATATTCGTTGGACCCAAGGCGGAGGAGCACCGTGGCCTGCTTAGCATCCGGTACCCCATGGAGCACGGCATTGTCACCGACTGGAATGACATGGAGCGGATATGGAGCTACATTTACAGCAAA GAACAACTGGCCACCTTCACGGAGGATCATCCCGTTCTGCTGACCGAAGCCCCGCTTAATCCGCGCCGCAACCGCGAAAAGGCAGCCGAGTTCTTCTTTGAAGGCATCAATGCACCTGCGCTCTTTGTGTCCATGCAGGCGGTGCTCAGTCT CTACGCCACCGGTCGCGTGACAGGCGTAGTGCTCGACTCCGGCGACGGTGTGACGCATGCAGTTCCTATCTACGAGGGATTCGCCATGCCTCACAGTATTATGCGCGTGGACATCGCCGGGCGCGATGTGACGCGCTACCTGAAGACACTCATCCGCCGGGAGGGCTTCAACTTCCGGTCGACTGCCGAATTTGAGATTGTGCGCTCCATCAAGGAGAAGGTCTGCTATCTGGCCACCAATCCGCAGAAGGAGGAGACCGTGGAGACCGAGAAGTTCGCCTACAAGCTGCCCGACGGCAAGACCTTCGAGATTGGACCTGCACGCTTTAGGGCACCGGAGGTGCTCTTCCGGCCCGATCTGCTGGGCGAGGAGTGTGAGGGCATTCACGACGTTCTGATGTACTCCATCGAGAAGTCAGATATGGATCTCAGGAAAATGCTCTACCAGAACATCGTGCTCTCCGGCGGATCCACGCTCTTCAAGGGATTCGGCGACCGTCTGTTGTCCGAACTGAAGAAACACTCGGCTAAGGATCTCAAGATCAGG ATCGCCGCGCCGCAGGAACGTCTGTACTCCACATGGATGGGCGGATCGATTTTAGCCTCGCTCGATACTTTCAAGAAGATGTGGATCTCGAAGCGGGAATACGAGGAGGAGGGACAGAAAGCCGTGCACAGAAAGACTTTTTAG
- the LOC6606621 gene encoding ninjurin-2 isoform X7 gives MTTFLENMKAMDANRYATKKTIAQGMLDIALLTANASQLKYILQVGEQHQFYKLMLILISLSIVMQLLVGILFVVIGSLNINRQQDQTAAVILNDVILVVVFIISVVNVIISGFGIEYSSQPLRLLDQHEKTP, from the exons ATGACCACTTTCCTCGAAAAT ATGAAGGCAATGGATGCCAATAGGTATGCCACCAAGAAGACGATCGCCCAGGGCATGTTGGACATCGCCCTGCTGACGGCCAATGCCTCGCAGCTGAAGTACATCCTCCAGGTGGGGGAACAGCACCAGTTCTACAAGCTGATGCTGATCCTGATCAGTCTGTCCATAGTGATGCAG CTTTTGGTGGGCATTCTGTTCGTGGTCATCGGCAGTCTCAACATAAACAGGCAGCAGGATCAGACGGCAGCGGTCATCCTGAACGATGTTATTTTGGTGGTCGTGTTCATAATATCCGTGGTGAACGTTATCATATCCGGTTTCGGAATTGAGTACTCATCGCAGCCGCTCCGACTTCTCGATCAGCACGAAAAGACACCGTAG